Part of the Pseudomonas sp. P8_241 genome is shown below.
CCGCCACGTTGGAGCATGTCGAAGAGGCCGTCGCTCGCCTGCGCCGTCATACCGATCTGCCGATCAGTATCGGTTTCGGTATCCGCACTCCTGAACAGGCCGCGGCCATTGCGCGTCTGGCCGACGGTGTTGTGGTGGGTTCGGCGTTGATCGATCACATCGCCAATGCCACATCGCCGGAACAAGCGGTGGATGGCGTGCTGAGCCTGTGCTCGGCGTTGGCCGAAGGCGTGCGCAAGGCCCGCATCAGCTGAAAGTAACGTGCATCAAAAGATCGCAGCCTGCGGCAGCTCCTACAGACCACAATTCATCTGTAGGAGCTGCCGCAGGCTGCGATCTTTGCTTTTAAGCCTTCAAGGCAACTCCAAACCGCCTGAAGCCTTATGCAACTTGCGCAGATGCTCGCCGATCTGTTTCACGTTGGCTTCGTTGGCGGCCATCTCGGCGGCTCGGCTCGGTTCGAGCAGCGCCCTCACCTCTTTGTCGAGATCGCCGGACAGCGCCTGGAGTTTTTTCTGGCGCAGGCTGGTTTCCGCTTCCAGGTGCTGTGACTCGGTTGGCTGCGGCAATCCATAACCCCCCGTGCCCAGCAGCTCCGCTGGGCGACTGAGGAAACCACTGCTGTCGAGAATCTGCCTGAGCGTCTCGTTGGCCTTATCCATTCCGCCGTTCTTGAGTTCACGAGCACCCAGGTAACGCTGTTTCACTTCGTCCTGGGCCAGCAGCAACTGGCGCCGAAAGCTCGCCTGCTCCAGTAGCAGCAAGGCTGCGCTGGTGCGCAAGTCAGCCTGGTCGAACCATTGCCGGCGTTCTTGAGCTTTCAAATCCAGCCATTCTTCGACGGTATCCTGCTTGATCGGCAAATGTTTCTTCAGTACGTCGAACATGGCTTGATAACGATCACGGAAGGAGTCGAAACGGTAGCCCAGGCGCAAGGCTTCCCGGGGATCGTCCAGCACGCTGGTGTCCGCCAGTCCTCGGCCTTTCAGCACTTCCAGCAGGCCGTTGGGCATGATGTTGTCGAGGGCGACCAATTGCGCATTGTTGGTTCCGCCACGCAGTAATTTAAGCTCTTCAACCGCGCAGTTGTTTGACAGGAAGAAGTAGTTGCCGTCGTAGCTCCAGTGCATTTCGGCGGCACGTTCCACCACGCCGTCGATCTCGCGACGGGACAGGTTCAGCGGCACCGAGGCGAGGCTGCGCAGTTCGGTCTTGGTGTATTCGTCGATGACCTGGGCCAGGGGCAAGACAAACAGGCGCGATGGGTATTTGCCCACAAGTCCGTCCCAACTCGACAGTTGAACGTCACCGACGAAAGCGCGGTAAGACAGCACCAGATGCTGATCCAGATCCAGGCGACAATCCGGGCCGCGTGGACGACCCGGTGCGCAGATCACCAGGCGCAACATGCTGTGGCCCCAGCGGCTGACCCAGTTCTGATTGGCTTCGGCCAACAGATAGTCGACGGCGTAGACCCGTTCTGGATCGACGTGACCCAGCGGCGTTTTGGCGAAGTCATTACCCGCATTGAGAAAGGCGAAGCTATCCCCACAAGCGTTCCTGGCGGCGGGTGCCCAGCCGAAATGCTCTTTGTAGTAGCGATACAGCGCGGGGCGGCGGCAGGCATAGCTCGGGTCGAGGAGGAAATACTCCATGTTGACCGCGACGAACTCCTTCGCACTGCTCGTCTCGTAAATGTCCGGGCTGCGGGCAATCTGCCGGTTGTGCTGTTCGCGTTCGCCACGACGACCAACGTATTGTTGCCACCCGGCGAGATCGAGCAGGCGCGGATCGTCACTGAGAGTAAAGCGCCGATCAGACTGGCCTCGGCATTGATCCGGAATACCGATCAGCCCTGAGCTGTTACTGCGTTGGGTGCAGCGTTGAATCAGTTTTCGCTCCGCATCCGGCCACAGGCGCGAGCGATCGTAAATATGGGTCAGCTCATGCAGGACGGTGGCCAGCATTTCGCGGCGCACGGTGCCGTGGGGGCGGTAGGTTTTTTTGATAGCAGCGCTGCCGTCCGTGAGGCTGGCCAGCAGGTTGCGATTCAGATCCAGCTCTGACACCAGCGACGCCTGACCGTAGGCGTTGTTGGGCATTTTATCTGTCCAGCCCACGTCTATGCGCCGGTCCAATTGCTCGATGA
Proteins encoded:
- a CDS encoding DUF4105 domain-containing protein, with protein sequence MAGALLLLGNTAHAGLQLQLKTEGLTPAQQQASQALLDEAMQALPPRFIEQLDRRIDVGWTDKMPNNAYGQASLVSELDLNRNLLASLTDGSAAIKKTYRPHGTVRREMLATVLHELTHIYDRSRLWPDAERKLIQRCTQRSNSSGLIGIPDQCRGQSDRRFTLSDDPRLLDLAGWQQYVGRRGEREQHNRQIARSPDIYETSSAKEFVAVNMEYFLLDPSYACRRPALYRYYKEHFGWAPAARNACGDSFAFLNAGNDFAKTPLGHVDPERVYAVDYLLAEANQNWVSRWGHSMLRLVICAPGRPRGPDCRLDLDQHLVLSYRAFVGDVQLSSWDGLVGKYPSRLFVLPLAQVIDEYTKTELRSLASVPLNLSRREIDGVVERAAEMHWSYDGNYFFLSNNCAVEELKLLRGGTNNAQLVALDNIMPNGLLEVLKGRGLADTSVLDDPREALRLGYRFDSFRDRYQAMFDVLKKHLPIKQDTVEEWLDLKAQERRQWFDQADLRTSAALLLLEQASFRRQLLLAQDEVKQRYLGARELKNGGMDKANETLRQILDSSGFLSRPAELLGTGGYGLPQPTESQHLEAETSLRQKKLQALSGDLDKEVRALLEPSRAAEMAANEANVKQIGEHLRKLHKASGGLELP